The Candidatus Binatus sp. sequence GGCACCGCGTTCAAATCCAGCGTGTTGCGCGTCGCCGTTTCGAAAGTGCGGATGCCGCGCTCGCACAGGATGACGTTCGGGTTGCCCTCGGACAGGATATACTCCGCGGCCATCATGAATTCTTCGAGCTTGGTGGACATCCCGCGCTTGAGCAGAATCGGCTTGTTGGTTCTGCCGAGCCGCCGCAGCAGCGAGAAATTCTGCGCGTTGCGGGCGCCGACCTGCAGCACGTCGGCATGCTCAACGACCAGATCGATGTCGTGCGGATCCATGATCTCGGTAACGACCGGTAATCCGACGCGGCGGCCCGCCTTCTCCAGCAGCACGAGGCCCTCGCCTTCCATGCCCTGGAACGAGTACGGCGAGGTGCGCGGCTTGAACGCGCCGCCACGGAGCATGTGAGCACCCGCAGCTTTGACCGCGTCGGCGGCGGCTTCGATCTGCGCCTCGCTCTCGATCGCGCACGGACCCGCGATCACCGCGAGTCGTTTGCCGCCGATCTCGGCGTTGCCAATCCTGATCGTCGAGCCCTCGGGCCTGACCTCGCGCGAGGCGAGCTTGAATGACTTGACGACCGGCATCACGCGCTCGACGCCTGCCACCGATTCGAGGTGCGTCAGTTGATGCTTTGCGCCGCGCTCATCGCCGACGCACGCGACGACCGAGCGCTCGATGCCGCTGATTACGTGCGCCTTGTAGTCGAGGTCCTCGACCATCCGGACGACGGCCTGGATTTCTTCCTCGGTGGCGTGAGCCTTCATTACGACAATCAAAAGTTGAACTCCCTCGGCCCGATTATTCAGCGAATTAGCGCTTGGATGCCGACCTGCGATAGAATGACTCAGGAAAGTCTAGTAATTCTAACGTTACACCGGTCTGCGATCGACAGGAGTTGAGCACCGCGCGCGGGCGCGACGCGACGGAGACTAATTTGCCAGGCAAACCGCAACGGCCGCTTCGGATTATCCATACGTCGGACGTGCATCTCGAGACCGATACCTTCGGTTCCGGCGAGCGCGGAGTCCAGTTGCGCGATCGCGTGCGCACTGCGTTCGGCCGCGTGATCGATATCGCCAATGATCGCAGCGCCGACTTGTTGCTGATTGTCGGCGATCTGTTCGATTCCGCGCGCGTCAGCGAAGAAGGCCTCGCGTTTGCGCTCGGCACGATCGGGCGCGCGCAGATGCCGGTGGTGATGATCCCCGGCAATCACGACGCGCACGACGAGCGCTCGATTTACGCTGGCTTGGCGCCGAACGCACTGCCTGAGAATCTGCATCTGATTCTCGAACCCGAAGGCAAGGTGCTCGATTTCGATCATCTGGCGACTCGCGTATGGGGTCGCGCGCTGGTCGAGCATTCGCCCGACTATCGGCCGCTGCACGGCGTTCCCGAGCGGGAGGACGGGCTCTGGAATATCGCGCTGGCGCACGGTTTCTTCATGGAAGAAGGCGAGATGGAGCGGTCCTCGCCGATCACGCCGCAAGATATCGAGCGCAGCCGCTACGATTATATCGCGCTCGGCCACGTGCACATTTTCAACGACGTATCGCAGGGGAACACCCGCGCCTTCTATTGCGGCACGCCCGCACCGCTTTATTCGAGTGATAATTCCGGCTGGGTGCTATGGGTGAACTGCGTCCCCGGCGAGCCAGTCGCAGTCGAGCGCCTGGTAGTCGGCGAATAGTTTCACCCCGCGCAACTGCTCGCACTGACGATTCGTTCCAGGGTCCGCAACGCGACCCATTTTGAAAGTCGCTTCGCGACTCGCCGAGACCTTCAGCGTCCCGACGCGGCACCGTCGCTTCGCTTGAGTTCAGGATAGATCTCCGAGAGTCGCCGCCACATCAGCTCGAGCGTGTAACTGTCGAACGACTCGATAGCGAAGTCGAGCGCGCCCTCGCGAATGAACACTTGCGCATCGTAGGGATGCCGCGACGCATTGACGATCACGATCGAGGTTTCAGGCGATTCGCGGCGAATCGTCCTGAAGACCGAAACCGTGTCGTAGCCGCCGGTCGATCTAAGACCAACGTCGAGCGTGACTACGTGCGGGCGCGTGGTGCGAAACAGATCGATAGCCTGGCGGGCGGTTTCCGTCTCGGCGACGACCTCGCATCCGCCGCATTCGAGATGCTGGCGAATAACGTCCCGGGCGGCTGGCGAGCAGTCTGCGATCAATACACGTACTGACATCGATTTTCTCCAATACGCTCGCTCTGCCCCGGTGCCACAAGGTTCAGCGACGCAATTGCTCCGTACGTGAGCAAGGGTGAGGCCAAGAACGGCAGATGCTGGATTGGGTGCCAATCGTTCGCAGAAGGTACTGGACACCTTTCCAAAAAAGACGATTTGGCTGCCGCGAAAGATGAATCCTAACAAAACAGCCTCGCGATGCGGTAGCAGGGGCGCGATTTTGTTGCATCGCCGTGACAGCTAATTGAGTCTGAAGAGAAGGTCCAGCCGCAAAAAAAAACGACGGGATCCGAAGATCCCGCCGTTCAACTAATCGCATTCGAGCTGCGAGCCGCAGATGCAATCGGATGATTACATCATGCCGCCCGGAGGCATCCCGCCCGGCATCCCGCCACCGCCCTTCTCGTCTGGCTTCTCGGCCACCATGCACTCGGTGGTCAGCAACAGGCTCGCGACCGACGCCGCGTTCTGCAACGCGCTGCGCACGACCTTGGTCGGGTCGATGATGCCGGCCTTCATCAGATCCTCGAACTCCTCGCTGGCTGCGTTGAATCCGAAGGGGCCCTTGTTGTTCTTGATTTTGTCGACGACGACCGAGCCTTCCCAGCCCGCATTCGACGCAATCCACCAAGCCGGTCCTTCGACCGCCTTCTTGATGATCGCGATGCCGACCTTCTCGTCTTCGCCGGCGCGGAGGTTATCGAGCACGCCTGACGCGCGAATCAGCGCGACGCCGCCGCCCGGGACCACGCCTTCTTCGACCGCGGCGCGGGTTGCATGGAGCGCATCCTCGACGCGCGCCTTCTTTTCCTTCATTTCGATTTCCGTCGCCGCGCCGACGCGAATCACCGCGACGCCGCCGACCAGCTTCGCGAGCCGCTCCTGCAGCTTCTCGCGATCGTAGTCCGAAGTCGTCTCTTCGATCTGCGCGCGAATCTGCTTGATGCGCGCCTCGATGTCGTTCTTCTTGCCGGCGCCGTCGATGAGCGTGCAGTTGTCCTTGTCAACGACCAGGCGCTTGGCACGGCCGAGATCGCTCAGCGTGATGTTCTCGAGCTTGAGTCCAAGCTCCTCTGAAATCGCATGTCCGCCGGTGAGAACCGCGATGTCTTCAAGCATCGCCTTGCGCCGATCGCCGAAGCCCGGCGCTTTGACCGCGACGCACGACAGCGTGCCGCGAATCTTGTTCACCACCAGCGTGGCGAGCGCCTCACCTTCGATATCCTCGGCGATGATCAGGAACGGCTTGCCGCTCTTGGCGATGGTCTCGAGGATCGGCAGCAGGTCCTTCATCGAGGAGATCTTCTTCTCGTGGATGAGGATGTAAACGTCCTCGAGCTTCGCTTCCATCCGCTCCGGATCGGTCACGAAGTACGGCGAGAGATAGCCGCGATCGAACTGCATGCCCTCGACCACTTCAAGCTGGGTCTCGAGGCCGCGCGCCTCTTCAACCGTGATGACGCCTTCCTTGCCGACTTTTTCCATCGCCTCGGCAATGATATCGCCAATCGTCGAGTCGTTGTTGGCCGAGATGGTCCCGACCTGGGCGATTTCCTTGCGATCCTTGGTCGGCTTCGACAGATTCTTCAATTCGGCGGTGATCGCCTCGACGGCGCGGCTGATGCCCCGCTTGAGCGACATCGGATCGTGCCCGGCGGCAACCATCTTGATGCCCTCGGTGAAGATCTGGCGCGCGAGCACGGTGGCGGTGGTGGTGCCGTCGCCGGCGATGTCGGAGGTCTTCGAGGCGACCTCTTTGACCATCTGCGCGCCCATGTTCTCGAACTTGTCTTCGAGCTCGATTTCCTTGGCGACGGTGACGCCGTCCTTGGTCACGGTGGGAGCGCCGAAGCTCTTTTCGAGCACGACGTTACGGCCCTTGGGGCCGAGGGTTACGGTGACTGCGTCGGCGAGGACATTCACCCCTTTCAGGATTTTCTCGCGCGCCTCTTGTGCGAAACGTACTACCTTTGCAGGCATGGTTTTTTAGCTTCTCCTGGGTTCAAGTTCGTCGAAAAGATCCGTTTGCAACTGCCGGAACAGCGGGTCGCCTATTCGAGGATTCCGAGGATGTCGTCCTCGCGCATAATGATTAGATCTTCGCCCTCGAGCTTGATCTCGCTGCCCGAGTACTTGCCGAACAGGATCTTGTCGCCCACCTTCACTTCGATTGGGATGAGCTTGCCCTCGTCGTATTTGCCCTTGCCGACGGCAATCACTTTGCCTTCCTGGGGTTTTTCCTTGGCGGTGTCGGGAATAATGATGCCGCCCTTGGTCTTCTCTTCTTCCTTGATGCGCTTGATCAAGATGCGATCACCAAGCGGTCTGAATCCTTTCATGGGGAACGGGAGCCTCCTTGCCTTGCTAACAGTGAATTGATTGACCGGATGGAGTCCGGTCCGGACGAAACGTAATCATTCCGTGGGATTTGTCAATTGGCACTCGCACGTCGCGAGTGCTAACGGCATACTAGCGCCATCGCCGGGAAATGCAAGCCCTGTGAACAACCCTGTGGAGGAACCTTGCTCATCGCTCGGCTCTTTCCGTCATCCCGAGCGAAGGGCTGCCGGAGTCGAGGGATCTCGATCGAGCATCGCGAAACGTCGACCAGCGTGAGCGAGCCCGACTAGACCTGCTTCGGCATCTCACTCTTGTCACTCAGAGCGCAGCGAAGAATCCCGGATCTTTTTGCTGTTAGAAGCAGGCCAAAACCATCTGTCGCGAAGCGGGTGAGGCATCAGGAGGCCGTCAGAATGTGACGGGGTGGGCGATTTGCTCGGAGATTGCCTCGGCGAGGCGAGGATACAGCTCGTGGGCGTCCTTGTCGTCGAGCCAGGTCGCGCGACTGGCGTCCCACTTGTAGTGGAAGCCGTGCGCGCCGGCGGCGAGCCACATCTGCTTCATCTGCGATTGGCGGCTCAGCACGAACTTGGCGCCGTCGGCGAACTCGATATTGACGACGCCCTCGGCGGCCGAGAAATCGACCTCGTCGGGATCGAGATCTTCGAGCCACTTCGCGACCTTGGCAAGGCAGGCGTCGGAGAGTTTCAGAAATTCTGCGTCGTCCATGATTTAAACTTTTCCTAATTGCTGATTTTTGCAGAATCTGATCGCTCTCCACTGTTGTCGCCTGGTCGCCAATGTTTGTCATTCTGAGCGAAGCGAAGAATCCCTTCTTTGCCTCGCCCGCTTCGTTGCGGGAGAGGCGGCCGAGGCGCTTGCGACGAGGCGGTGAGGGTGCAGACGGCGCAAGCAAAAAGATCCGGGATTCTTCGGCGTCGCAGCC is a genomic window containing:
- the aroF gene encoding 3-deoxy-7-phosphoheptulonate synthase — encoded protein: MIVVMKAHATEEEIQAVVRMVEDLDYKAHVISGIERSVVACVGDERGAKHQLTHLESVAGVERVMPVVKSFKLASREVRPEGSTIRIGNAEIGGKRLAVIAGPCAIESEAQIEAAADAVKAAGAHMLRGGAFKPRTSPYSFQGMEGEGLVLLEKAGRRVGLPVVTEIMDPHDIDLVVEHADVLQVGARNAQNFSLLRRLGRTNKPILLKRGMSTKLEEFMMAAEYILSEGNPNVILCERGIRTFETATRNTLDLNAVPLLKEWSHLPVVVDPSHGTGIYSLVAPMALAAIAAGADGLLIEVHPKPESALSDGPQQLKPARFANLMKALKPLAEAVGRTI
- a CDS encoding DNA repair exonuclease gives rise to the protein MPGKPQRPLRIIHTSDVHLETDTFGSGERGVQLRDRVRTAFGRVIDIANDRSADLLLIVGDLFDSARVSEEGLAFALGTIGRAQMPVVMIPGNHDAHDERSIYAGLAPNALPENLHLILEPEGKVLDFDHLATRVWGRALVEHSPDYRPLHGVPEREDGLWNIALAHGFFMEEGEMERSSPITPQDIERSRYDYIALGHVHIFNDVSQGNTRAFYCGTPAPLYSSDNSGWVLWVNCVPGEPVAVERLVVGE
- a CDS encoding response regulator → MSVRVLIADCSPAARDVIRQHLECGGCEVVAETETARQAIDLFRTTRPHVVTLDVGLRSTGGYDTVSVFRTIRRESPETSIVIVNASRHPYDAQVFIREGALDFAIESFDSYTLELMWRRLSEIYPELKRSDGAASGR
- the groL gene encoding chaperonin GroEL (60 kDa chaperone family; promotes refolding of misfolded polypeptides especially under stressful conditions; forms two stacked rings of heptamers to form a barrel-shaped 14mer; ends can be capped by GroES; misfolded proteins enter the barrel where they are refolded when GroES binds), encoding MPAKVVRFAQEAREKILKGVNVLADAVTVTLGPKGRNVVLEKSFGAPTVTKDGVTVAKEIELEDKFENMGAQMVKEVASKTSDIAGDGTTTATVLARQIFTEGIKMVAAGHDPMSLKRGISRAVEAITAELKNLSKPTKDRKEIAQVGTISANNDSTIGDIIAEAMEKVGKEGVITVEEARGLETQLEVVEGMQFDRGYLSPYFVTDPERMEAKLEDVYILIHEKKISSMKDLLPILETIAKSGKPFLIIAEDIEGEALATLVVNKIRGTLSCVAVKAPGFGDRRKAMLEDIAVLTGGHAISEELGLKLENITLSDLGRAKRLVVDKDNCTLIDGAGKKNDIEARIKQIRAQIEETTSDYDREKLQERLAKLVGGVAVIRVGAATEIEMKEKKARVEDALHATRAAVEEGVVPGGGVALIRASGVLDNLRAGEDEKVGIAIIKKAVEGPAWWIASNAGWEGSVVVDKIKNNKGPFGFNAASEEFEDLMKAGIIDPTKVVRSALQNAASVASLLLTTECMVAEKPDEKGGGGMPGGMPPGGMM
- the groES gene encoding co-chaperone GroES; translation: MKGFRPLGDRILIKRIKEEEKTKGGIIIPDTAKEKPQEGKVIAVGKGKYDEGKLIPIEVKVGDKILFGKYSGSEIKLEGEDLIIMREDDILGILE
- the cyaY gene encoding iron donor protein CyaY produces the protein MDDAEFLKLSDACLAKVAKWLEDLDPDEVDFSAAEGVVNIEFADGAKFVLSRQSQMKQMWLAAGAHGFHYKWDASRATWLDDKDAHELYPRLAEAISEQIAHPVTF